The genomic interval GTTGTGCGCGAGGAAGCCCTGGTGAAAATGAATCCGGGGATTCCCTTCTCCTCCGCCTGTATTATCGGTTGCGGCGTAATGACCGGTTATGGATCTGCGGTAAATGCCGCCAAAGTCACGCCGGGATCCAGTGCCGTCATTCTGGGCGTCGGCGGTGTCGGCCTCAATGCCATCCAGGGCTGCCGCATTTCCGGGGCGGATAAGATTATTGCCATCGACATCAACGAACATCGCCTTGAATTTGCAAAAACCTTCGGTGCCACTCACACAATCGTGGCCGACAAAGCCGACAAAGGGCTGATGCAGGCGGCTGAAGAGGTAAAGAAACTGACCGATGGCCGCGGAGCCGATTTTGCCTTTGAATGCACGGCGATTCCCGAGCTTGGTGCCGCCCCGCTGGCCATGATCCGGAATGCGGGAACCGCCTGTCAGGTCAGCGGCATCGAGCAGGAAATCAGCATCGACATGAATCTGTTCGAATGGGACAAAATTTACATCAATCCGCTCTACGGCAGTTGCGATCCTTATTACGATATGCCGAAACTGATGAATCTCTACGACAAAGGTTCTCTCCTGCTGGACGAAATGATTTCCCGGACCTATCCGCTTGAAGAACTGGAACAGGCCTTTCACGATATGCACACGGGTAGAAATGCAAAAGGTGTATTGATTCTGGAGTAATCATGTCAAAATTCCGAACCACAGAATGTTCCGATGCAACGTATGAGCGGGATCATCTCCGCTTTATCACCGTGAAAAGTCCGGCACTGGGACACCGCGCCAATCTTTCGCTCTTTCTGCCTGAAAACCATGCCCGAATACAGAATCTGCCCCTGCTGATCCTGCTGCACGGCGTCTACGGCAGCCATTGGGTCTGGCCGTTCAAAGCCGGGGCCCACATCACAGCTCACGAAATGATTTCCAGCGGAGAAATTCAGCCATTAGCCATTGTCATGCCGTCTGATGGGTTGTGGCGCGAAGGCAGCGGATATCTGACCCACGAAGAAGCGAACTTCGAGGCCTGGATTACCGAAGACGTGATCGATGCGGTCAAAGAAAATATTCCCGATGTCACTGCTCAGTCGAAAATCTGCATCAGCGGGCTGTCGATGGGCGGCTACGGTGCTCTGCGGCTGGGGGCAAAATATCCGGAGCTGTTTTCCGCCGTCAGCGCGCATTCCTCGATCACCGATTTCCCTCAGCTCAGCAAATTTGTCGACGAACCCCTTTCTGAATACCGGTTAAAGGATTCAGACAACACACTGTCGGCATATTACTGGATACAGAAAAACCGCAGAATCCTGCCGCCGCTGCGTTTCGACTGCGGGGTCGATGATCTGCTGATCGAGGAAAACCGGAAGCTGCATCAACAATTGAAAGAAGCGGATATTCCCCACATTTATGAAGAATTCGAGGGTGAACATAGCTGGCCCTACTGGACCCTCCACCTGCGCGACACCCTCCGCTTTATCAATCACTGTATTTAATCCGCGTTGCACGGCCCCGGCCATTATGATTAGCTCCACTGCATGCATGGACTCTTCATAACCGGAACTGATACCGATGCGGGAAAAACCGCACTCAGCGCCCTGCTGCTGGCGGAAACCCGACGGCGGAACATAAATGCCGCCCCCATGAAACCTGCACAAACCGGGTGCAGAGACGGCGCCGTTCCGGACCTTGACTATTCTCTTTCAATGGCCGGAATGAAT from Verrucomicrobia bacterium S94 carries:
- a CDS encoding Zn-dependent alcohol dehydrogenase; the protein is MISGKAAIADGKGGFSIEEIQVDAPGPNEVLVQIKASGVCHTDWDSLNWGRPIVMGHEGAGVVLETGKGVTRVAVGDEVVLNWAIPCGECFQCLHGNRHICERQNQVTAPDYMQGHSALEKTLYKGRGIERSFNIGTMSTHAVVREEALVKMNPGIPFSSACIIGCGVMTGYGSAVNAAKVTPGSSAVILGVGGVGLNAIQGCRISGADKIIAIDINEHRLEFAKTFGATHTIVADKADKGLMQAAEEVKKLTDGRGADFAFECTAIPELGAAPLAMIRNAGTACQVSGIEQEISIDMNLFEWDKIYINPLYGSCDPYYDMPKLMNLYDKGSLLLDEMISRTYPLEELEQAFHDMHTGRNAKGVLILE
- a CDS encoding esterase family protein encodes the protein MSKFRTTECSDATYERDHLRFITVKSPALGHRANLSLFLPENHARIQNLPLLILLHGVYGSHWVWPFKAGAHITAHEMISSGEIQPLAIVMPSDGLWREGSGYLTHEEANFEAWITEDVIDAVKENIPDVTAQSKICISGLSMGGYGALRLGAKYPELFSAVSAHSSITDFPQLSKFVDEPLSEYRLKDSDNTLSAYYWIQKNRRILPPLRFDCGVDDLLIEENRKLHQQLKEADIPHIYEEFEGEHSWPYWTLHLRDTLRFINHCI